The genomic interval CATCACCGGCGCGCAGCGCGGCATACCAGCGGTCGAGAATGGCCTGGGTCATGCCGCCTTCATGGCCGCCACCGGTCCTCAGCGCAAGATGCGGATGAGACGGGTCAGGTCCAGCAGGGTCACCAGCGCCGAGGCGACATAGGTGAGCGCCGCCGCGCGCAGCACGGATCGCGCCGCCGGCACGTCATTCTCGTGGAGATAACCGCCGCCGGAGAGGACGGGCAGCGCCTTGCCGAAGCTGGCGTCGAACTCCATCGGCAGCGTCACCACATGGATGGCGAGGCGCGAGCCGAGCAGCAGCAGCGCCACCGCCACCTGCACCACCGCGATCACCGGCGAGCGCACGAAGGCGAGGACGAGCGGCGCCGTGGCGAAGAGGATCGCCGCGCCGATCTCCAGCTTCTGCGCGAGCTGCGCCATGCGGATGCGGGCAAGGAACAGCCGGTCGCCGTCGCGATGCTGGATGGCATGGCCGACCTCGTGGGCGGCCACCGCCACCGCCGTCACCGAGCGGCCCGCATGGATCTCCGGTGACAGCCGCACCACGCGGTCGATGGGGTCGTAATGATCGCCGGAATCGGTCACCTCGACCTTCACGTCGGTGAGGCCCGCCTGCTCGAGCAGGTGCTCGGCCAGTTCGCCGCCGGTGCCGGGGAAATCCTCGCGCTCGACGCCATGGCG from Phreatobacter oligotrophus carries:
- a CDS encoding zinc metallopeptidase, coding for MPFLIILGVVALLALIFGPQWWVKREMRRHGVEREDFPGTGGELAEHLLEQAGLTDVKVEVTDSGDHYDPIDRVVRLSPEIHAGRSVTAVAVAAHEVGHAIQHRDGDRLFLARIRMAQLAQKLEIGAAILFATAPLVLAFVRSPVIAVVQVAVALLLLGSRLAIHVVTLPMEFDASFGKALPVLSGGGYLHENDVPAARSVLRAAALTYVASALVTLLDLTRLIRILR